A region from the Trachemys scripta elegans isolate TJP31775 chromosome 22, CAS_Tse_1.0, whole genome shotgun sequence genome encodes:
- the DDX49 gene encoding probable ATP-dependent RNA helicase DDX49 has product MVAQALELSRKPHVVIATPGRLADHLRSSNTFSLRKIKFLVLDEADRLLEQGCTDFTKDLEVILGAVPATRQTLLFSATLTDTLNELKSLAMNKPFFWESQAEVRTVDELVQRYLLVPEKVKDAYLVHLIQTFQDEHEDWSIIIFTSTCKNCQILNMMLKKFNFPSVALHSMMKQKQRFAALAKFKSSVFKILIATDVAARGLDIPTVQVVINHNTPGLPKIYIHRVGRTARAGRHGLAITLVTQYDIHLVHAIEEQIKTKLQEFSVEERAVLSILTQVNVARRECEIKLEATDFDEKKEINKRKQMILEGKDPDVEAKRKAELAKIKRKNKQFRERVQQTLQEKKQLRLKRKLQKKARRQQRRVAEEK; this is encoded by the exons ATGGTGGCCCAGGCTCTGGAACTCTCCCGTAAGCCTCATGTTGTCATTGCCACGCCTGGCCGGCTGGCTGATCATCTCCGCAGCTCCAACACCTTCAGCCTCAGAAAGATAAAGTTCCTG GTTTTGGACGAAGCTGACCGACTGCTGGAACAGGGCTGTACTGACTTCACCAAGGACCTGGAGGTGATTCTGGGGGCTGTTCCAGCAACCAGGCAGACGCTGCTCTTTAGTGCTACGCTGACAGACACGCTGAACGAGCTGAAGAGCCTCGCCATGAACAAACCCTTCTTCTGGGAGTCTCAGGCCGA AGTGCGGACCGTGGACGAGCTGGTTCAGCGCTACCTGCTCGTGCCGGAGAAAGTCAAGGACGCGTACCTCGTCCATTTAATCCAGACCTTCCAGGATGAGCACGAGGACTGGTCCATCATCATCTTCACCAGCACCTGCAA GAACTGCCAGATCTTGAATATGATGCTGAAGAAGTTCAACTTCCCATCAGTGGCTTTGCATTCCATGATGAAGCAG AAGCAGCGCTTTGCAGCCTTAGCAAAATTCAAGTCCAGCGTCTTTAAGATCCTCATCGCCACTGACGTGGCTGCCAG GGGCTTAGACATTCCAACAGTCCAAGTTGTCATCAACCACAACACCCCAGGCCTGCCGAAAATCTACATCCACCGGGTAGGCCGGACGGCCCGTGCAG GCCGGCACGGACTCGCCATCACGCTGGTGACGCAGTACGACATCCACCTGGTGCATGCCATTGAGGAGCAGATCA AAACGAAGCTGCAGGAGTTCTCGGTGGAGGAGCGTGCGGTACTCAGCATCCTCACCCAGGTGAACGTCGCCAGGAGGGAGTGTGAAATC AAACTGGAGGCGACTGATTTTGATGagaagaaggaaataaataagCGGAAGCAAATGATCCTGGAAGGAAAG GACCCGGACGTGGAGGCAAAGAGGAAAGCGGAGCTGGCCAAGATTAAGAGGAAGAACAAGCAGTTCCGTGAAAGGGTCCAGCAGACGCTGCAGGAGAAGAAACAGCTTCGGCTGAAGAGGAAGCTGCAGAAGAAGGCGCGTCGGCAGCAGAGACGGGTGGCCGAGGAGAAGTGA